One Methanobacteriaceae archaeon genomic region harbors:
- a CDS encoding FUSC family protein has translation MSLKNFKKKIHTFIFPNNAQPNWKGLLNMFAALAVVLPLVYLLGLDSYAITFVLTGAIISQILSLKLPLNLLLRLNILSIIIIGLSFITAGIGLMSPWVALLLLFGWIFLLSILNILGKAPGTLGFLGVFLFFYGSIAIVNYQATPLQWGLYASFGAFISSLVIIIPKFLQKDRSKREIVASCLLPDANLNTIIVAQKLVSDTISNQKNTSLVAVGGLLVGARFQANSIESELSGKIKEYFQDYLAEVDYLSRDIAESVIKNDKNHIIGLEKLEAKFKMINDFPGSDLEFFNAKKLAKGYLNIFLKAQDVLMGKLIIPLPPNNFSSDLSAWENIKANLNINNMYIRHGIRFSLAVGIAFVLYLITKSHNIHWIALSIFVVLKPDLISTKERMIKRVIATIIGVVLALIIANFFISIGWPVMITVMILIMMAFIVLYYNISYLHMAVAATMLIIFILPMDKIMIMGGLRVLDVLIGSTIAFFVSYVVLPSRLKVNLPQLLADRLNSTREYVLKSSPPMDINNPEILIAVREIARTHNDLKAGIQKLKDSYEDIDVDVSLYQDILNSVDKLSGDFTALTLKTKNIKISDKKFQLAIKYLADLLGTLEESIKLTSKVPPKIDFNYTNNMIENMKKDITNEEYMVAFKYLEWIISDIEILYGLIQYGSKIRTFDRYKDV, from the coding sequence ATGTCTTTGAAAAATTTTAAAAAAAAGATACATACCTTTATATTTCCTAATAATGCTCAACCAAACTGGAAGGGCCTTTTAAACATGTTCGCTGCCTTGGCAGTTGTTTTACCATTAGTTTATTTATTGGGTCTGGATAGCTATGCCATTACCTTTGTATTGACTGGTGCTATTATAAGCCAGATTTTGAGTTTAAAACTCCCCTTAAATTTATTGTTGCGTTTAAATATCCTGAGCATTATAATAATTGGCTTATCATTTATAACAGCCGGTATTGGATTGATGAGTCCATGGGTAGCTCTTTTATTATTATTTGGATGGATTTTTCTCTTATCAATTTTAAATATACTTGGAAAGGCCCCAGGAACTCTAGGTTTTTTGGGAGTATTTTTGTTTTTCTACGGTTCTATTGCCATAGTCAACTACCAGGCTACTCCATTACAGTGGGGTCTTTACGCATCTTTTGGAGCATTTATAAGTTCATTGGTTATCATTATCCCTAAATTTTTACAAAAAGATCGCTCAAAACGTGAAATTGTGGCATCATGTCTTCTTCCCGACGCGAATCTAAATACTATTATAGTGGCCCAGAAACTCGTCTCTGATACTATCTCAAACCAGAAAAACACAAGCCTGGTGGCGGTGGGAGGGCTATTGGTGGGGGCCCGATTCCAAGCAAATAGCATAGAATCAGAATTAAGTGGAAAAATCAAAGAATATTTTCAAGATTATTTGGCTGAAGTAGATTATTTAAGCCGAGATATAGCAGAGAGTGTTATAAAAAATGATAAAAACCATATAATTGGCCTTGAGAAACTTGAGGCAAAATTCAAGATGATAAATGATTTTCCAGGTAGTGATCTTGAATTTTTCAATGCTAAAAAACTAGCGAAAGGCTACCTAAACATATTTCTAAAAGCCCAGGATGTTTTAATGGGTAAACTTATTATACCTCTCCCTCCCAACAATTTTTCATCGGACTTATCGGCTTGGGAGAATATCAAAGCCAACTTAAATATAAACAATATGTATATTAGGCACGGAATCCGGTTTTCACTGGCTGTTGGCATTGCTTTTGTATTATATTTAATAACTAAATCTCACAACATCCACTGGATAGCACTATCCATTTTCGTGGTATTAAAACCAGACCTAATAAGCACCAAAGAAAGGATGATTAAGAGAGTGATAGCCACAATAATCGGGGTGGTGCTGGCCTTAATAATAGCTAACTTTTTCATATCTATAGGCTGGCCGGTGATGATTACAGTAATGATTTTGATTATGATGGCTTTTATAGTGTTATATTACAATATAAGCTATTTACACATGGCAGTAGCTGCCACCATGCTTATTATTTTCATTCTACCTATGGATAAAATCATGATTATGGGTGGATTAAGGGTGTTAGACGTTTTAATTGGATCAACAATAGCTTTTTTTGTGAGCTATGTTGTTTTACCAAGCCGTTTAAAGGTGAATCTACCTCAACTTTTGGCAGATAGATTAAACTCAACCAGAGAATATGTACTAAAATCATCACCACCTATGGATATCAATAATCCAGAAATATTAATCGCTGTTCGTGAAATAGCCAGAACCCATAATGATCTTAAGGCAGGTATTCAAAAATTAAAAGACTCATATGAGGATATAGATGTGGATGTGTCCTTGTATCAGGATATCCTTAATTCAGTTGACAAATTATCTGGTGATTTCACTGCACTCACCTTAAAAACTAAAAACATTAAAATAAGTGATAAAAAATTTCAATTAGCTATAAAATATCTGGCTGACTTACTAGGTACTCTGGAAGAATCAATAAAACTAACATCGAAAGTACCCCCAAAAATCGATTTTAATTATACAAATAACATGATTGAAAATATGAAAAAAGATATCACTAACGAGGAGTATATGGTGGCATTCAAATACCTGGAATGGATAATATCCGATATAGAGATACTTTATGGTTTAATACAGTATGGATCTAAAATAAGGACCTTTGATAGGTATAAAGACGTTTAA
- a CDS encoding methyltransferase — MIQYNGIAIKTHPDVYKPSKDTFLLADNLDITRRDEVLEIGTGAGLIAIYCAQRSKRVVATDIDEEAIKCALKNVIANRTYNVELKNGDLFEPVQNEKYDLILFNTYNTAVNDNKNQSEDISKSREIINKFILELKNYLNEGGRFQILQSTDCDIEKTIQKLEESGFVVEIKAREKILSSEMVLINGKIEKEDLKSIN; from the coding sequence ATGATTCAATACAACGGAATTGCCATTAAAACCCATCCAGATGTTTATAAACCATCTAAAGACACTTTTTTACTTGCAGATAATCTTGATATAACTAGAAGAGACGAAGTCCTGGAAATAGGTACTGGGGCTGGATTAATAGCAATTTACTGTGCCCAAAGGTCAAAAAGAGTTGTTGCAACGGATATCGATGAAGAGGCCATAAAATGTGCATTGAAAAATGTTATTGCCAACCGCACATATAATGTTGAATTAAAAAATGGTGACCTTTTTGAACCGGTTCAAAATGAAAAATACGATCTAATTCTCTTTAATACATACAATACTGCTGTTAATGATAATAAAAATCAATCCGAAGATATTTCCAAATCAAGAGAAATAATAAATAAATTCATTTTAGAATTAAAAAATTATCTCAATGAAGGAGGCCGTTTTCAGATTTTGCAGTCCACTGATTGTGATATTGAAAAAACCATACAAAAACTGGAAGAATCCGGATTTGTTGTAGAGATAAAGGCACGTGAAAAAATATTATCATCCGAAATGGTCCTAATTAACGGAAAAATTGAAAAAGAAGACTTAAAATCAATCAATTAA
- a CDS encoding type II CAAX endopeptidase family protein yields MTESVLQRGQLKKELYAFLIITFAATYILQLGIYVIAGPLSYTSPFWIVTLSASMFIPAIVAIFCMAYFKSKAMTTETKIIFTFFLIYVVLFLFESFFQPIIGNIMGKPLLSGIIGVLGILTLIILNLKKKWRNGLELSKLSFGKNLRYYIIIPLIFSAILIITPIFYHIYGLGSPSTEFNLYMFFNTWIPSLILFFFILWPSYFGEEYGWRGYLQDRLFPLLGGYKGVLILGIIWGLWHSVLIVLGHNYPGYPILGNVLMVIYCIVLGTIFSYAVLKTGSIWIAVILHLINNKTAPVATSFIANSDNLILGSFIGIAFLAVFVLVLLKSKVWKITEKIAFNE; encoded by the coding sequence TTGACTGAATCTGTTTTACAAAGAGGACAACTTAAAAAAGAGTTATATGCGTTTTTAATTATCACTTTTGCAGCCACCTATATTCTTCAATTAGGTATTTATGTCATTGCCGGTCCTTTATCATATACATCTCCATTCTGGATTGTGACACTTTCAGCTTCTATGTTTATACCGGCTATTGTTGCCATATTCTGTATGGCTTACTTCAAATCTAAAGCCATGACTACAGAAACAAAAATTATATTCACATTTTTCTTGATTTATGTAGTTCTATTCCTCTTTGAAAGCTTTTTTCAGCCAATTATAGGAAATATAATGGGTAAACCTCTCCTTTCAGGGATTATTGGCGTTTTAGGAATTTTAACTTTAATCATACTGAACTTAAAAAAGAAATGGCGAAATGGCTTGGAACTCTCAAAACTATCATTTGGAAAAAATCTGAGATATTACATCATTATACCGCTAATTTTTTCTGCAATACTCATTATAACTCCTATTTTTTATCATATCTATGGATTGGGCTCTCCATCTACAGAATTTAACCTTTATATGTTCTTTAACACTTGGATACCTAGTTTAATTTTGTTTTTCTTCATATTATGGCCCTCTTATTTTGGAGAAGAATATGGATGGAGAGGATACCTCCAAGACAGACTATTTCCACTTTTAGGTGGTTATAAGGGCGTTTTAATACTTGGCATTATCTGGGGATTATGGCATAGTGTGCTCATCGTGTTGGGGCATAACTATCCAGGATATCCTATCCTTGGAAATGTTTTAATGGTTATTTATTGCATTGTACTGGGTACTATTTTCAGTTATGCTGTTTTAAAGACTGGAAGTATCTGGATTGCAGTAATACTACATTTAATTAATAATAAAACAGCTCCCGTAGCAACATCTTTCATTGCGAATTCTGATAATCTTATATTGGGTTCTTTCATTGGAATTGCGTTTTTAGCAGTATTTGTACTGGTACTATTAAAGTCTAAAGTCTGGAAAATAACTGAAAAAATTGCATTTAATGAGTAA
- a CDS encoding MarR family transcriptional regulator, whose product MDNKEKVIKAFKESEEPLNATKVSALSGVEKKEVDKIMKELKKDETIISPKRCYWALNK is encoded by the coding sequence ATGGATAATAAGGAAAAAGTTATAAAAGCATTCAAAGAATCTGAAGAACCTTTAAACGCCACTAAAGTCAGTGCCCTCTCTGGTGTAGAGAAAAAAGAAGTTGATAAAATAATGAAAGAACTCAAGAAAGACGAGACCATTATCTCCCCTAAAAGATGCTACTGGGCCTTGAATAAATAG
- a CDS encoding nucleotidyltransferase domain-containing protein, whose product MKSFKVYPEAVDEFVNNIIQHYKRRIDIIFLFGSLARGKAREESDIDILVVVDLDLDENVDVSFFLLLKYGKIISPKDMKKSRFDKMAKEGFSFINNVLTEGVVLYERVGKASAENKSANILLDNQTKRINLIF is encoded by the coding sequence ATGAAATCTTTTAAAGTTTATCCCGAAGCCGTGGATGAATTTGTAAATAATATTATTCAACATTATAAAAGAAGGATTGATATTATTTTCTTATTTGGTTCTTTAGCCCGGGGAAAAGCCCGTGAAGAATCAGATATTGATATTTTAGTGGTGGTTGACCTTGATCTGGATGAAAATGTAGATGTTTCTTTTTTCCTTTTACTTAAATATGGTAAGATTATATCTCCTAAAGATATGAAAAAATCTCGTTTTGATAAAATGGCTAAAGAAGGTTTTTCTTTTATTAATAATGTCTTAACTGAGGGAGTAGTTCTGTATGAAAGAGTGGGAAAAGCATCTGCAGAGAATAAATCTGCTAATATTCTTCTTGACAACCAAACTAAAAGAATAAATTTAATTTTTTGA
- a CDS encoding TetR/AcrR family transcriptional regulator: MTISARKEREKESRRQGILDSAEKLFFEKGYENVSMGDIATEIELARSTLYLYFKNKEEIYLAIAIRGSRILNEIVTKSYPQAKNGLEKIKMLILAFYQFYKEYPGYYLSRFYYNIPFDEDFPEMEKLNKIRSDSFKTVTSAFDEGIKDGSIRQDIDPVKTSLYITSSMQNMINLTPTIEMHMKDHDLTHEELIEYAIEMMTRSIENKKQ; encoded by the coding sequence ATGACCATATCTGCTAGAAAGGAAAGAGAAAAAGAATCCAGACGTCAAGGTATTTTAGACTCAGCCGAAAAATTATTCTTTGAAAAAGGTTATGAAAATGTTTCCATGGGCGATATTGCTACGGAAATAGAACTAGCAAGAAGCACATTATATCTATACTTTAAAAACAAGGAAGAAATATATCTGGCCATTGCCATACGTGGCTCCCGAATTTTGAATGAAATAGTAACTAAAAGCTATCCTCAAGCAAAAAACGGTCTGGAAAAAATAAAAATGCTCATTCTAGCATTTTATCAATTTTACAAGGAATACCCCGGTTATTATCTGTCCCGTTTCTATTACAACATACCCTTTGATGAAGATTTTCCAGAAATGGAAAAACTTAACAAAATAAGGTCTGATAGTTTTAAAACTGTGACCAGTGCTTTTGACGAAGGAATAAAAGATGGATCCATACGTCAGGATATTGATCCTGTGAAAACCTCCTTGTATATAACCTCATCTATGCAGAATATGATTAATCTAACACCTACCATTGAAATGCACATGAAGGATCATGATTTAACTCACGAAGAGCTCATTGAGTACGCCATTGAAATGATGACACGCTCCATTGAAAATAAAAAACAATGA
- a CDS encoding isoprenylcysteine carboxylmethyltransferase family protein, with translation MIEENVFTHFGNWWAVLIWIAIYGLFILFAPFYKKSSVKPTGAYLAFVVAFAIEMFGIPFSMFAIGALFGIWLPEGVFWGHTLGTYIGDMGSWIGALVSLSGVALVLMGWKKIHKNYWVKETGEGKLVTDGIYKYVRHPQYTGFFMITLGIMIGWATIPLIVLYLILLVMYYKLAKKEENDMIDEFGPEYEEYKNKTKMFIPYLV, from the coding sequence ATGATAGAAGAAAATGTATTTACCCACTTTGGAAACTGGTGGGCTGTATTAATTTGGATAGCGATTTACGGATTATTTATATTATTTGCACCTTTTTATAAAAAGAGTAGTGTAAAACCAACTGGTGCTTATTTAGCCTTTGTTGTGGCCTTTGCCATTGAAATGTTCGGAATACCGTTTAGTATGTTTGCCATAGGAGCCTTATTTGGTATCTGGTTACCAGAAGGTGTTTTCTGGGGACACACCCTGGGAACCTACATTGGAGATATGGGAAGCTGGATTGGTGCTTTAGTATCCTTAAGTGGAGTGGCCCTGGTTTTAATGGGCTGGAAAAAAATCCACAAAAATTACTGGGTTAAAGAAACTGGAGAGGGAAAATTAGTAACAGATGGAATTTATAAATATGTGCGTCACCCCCAATACACCGGATTCTTCATGATAACCCTGGGAATAATGATAGGATGGGCCACCATACCATTAATAGTATTATACCTCATATTGCTGGTAATGTACTATAAGCTGGCCAAAAAAGAAGAAAATGACATGATAGATGAATTTGGCCCGGAATATGAAGAATATAAAAACAAAACCAAGATGTTCATACCTTATCTGGTATAA
- a CDS encoding cation:proton antiporter, with protein MVELLFFLIMLFIVALISRKIDHLPVSAQMIFIFAGMAAGYFLTGFVDVREPPISTIVLIIAEVALVLVLFTDASQVKLGALKSNLLTLRLLSVGLISTIILGILAAATIFTDLTFWEAAIIGIVLAPTDAALGQIVVKNKKIPERIRKALEVESGLNDGLCVPFLLVFIAIGLAEETFSPMGYFIDVALAQIGLGALVGLGVGIIGAGVVIKSRDNGLITPEYQRIAFLVLAVISFLLADEIGGSGFIAAFVGGLATGYITRDAGKVLIDFAEAEGQFLNLTVFFLLGIIIAGLLPFITWQIVLYAILSLTIIRMLPVALSLIGAKVDIDSTLFMGWFGPRGLASVVLALIALEELGSFSGEETFILAVFTTVFFSVVAHGVTALPLSRRYVRKLKKNNY; from the coding sequence ATGGTGGAACTATTATTCTTTCTCATAATGCTATTCATAGTGGCCCTCATATCTCGTAAAATTGACCATCTCCCGGTATCGGCCCAGATGATTTTCATCTTTGCAGGTATGGCAGCCGGCTATTTTTTAACGGGTTTTGTGGATGTGCGGGAACCTCCCATATCCACCATCGTGCTCATAATTGCCGAAGTGGCCCTGGTACTGGTATTATTCACCGATGCCTCCCAGGTAAAACTAGGGGCCCTTAAATCTAATCTATTAACCCTAAGACTATTATCTGTAGGCCTAATATCCACCATAATTCTGGGAATTCTGGCTGCAGCCACCATATTCACTGATTTGACTTTCTGGGAAGCAGCCATTATTGGAATAGTTTTGGCCCCAACTGATGCTGCCCTGGGCCAAATTGTAGTTAAAAATAAGAAAATTCCAGAGAGAATCCGTAAAGCACTGGAAGTGGAAAGCGGATTAAATGATGGTCTATGTGTGCCTTTTTTACTGGTATTTATTGCCATAGGCCTGGCTGAAGAGACATTTTCACCCATGGGATATTTTATAGATGTGGCCCTGGCCCAGATAGGATTAGGGGCCCTAGTAGGTCTGGGTGTGGGAATCATTGGTGCCGGTGTGGTTATAAAATCCCGTGATAATGGATTGATCACACCTGAGTATCAGAGAATCGCTTTTCTGGTTCTGGCTGTAATTTCTTTCCTTTTAGCTGATGAAATTGGGGGCAGTGGATTTATAGCGGCCTTTGTAGGTGGTCTGGCTACCGGATACATCACTCGGGATGCAGGTAAAGTTCTCATTGATTTTGCTGAGGCAGAAGGCCAGTTTCTCAATCTCACGGTTTTCTTCCTTTTAGGAATAATCATAGCCGGATTGCTACCATTTATAACCTGGCAAATAGTTCTCTATGCTATTTTAAGTTTGACTATTATTCGCATGCTGCCGGTGGCTCTATCATTAATTGGGGCCAAAGTGGACATTGATTCCACCTTATTCATGGGATGGTTTGGTCCTCGAGGCCTGGCCTCAGTGGTACTGGCTCTGATTGCTTTGGAAGAGCTGGGATCTTTCTCCGGTGAGGAAACCTTTATTTTAGCGGTGTTTACCACAGTGTTCTTTAGTGTGGTGGCCCATGGGGTGACTGCTCTTCCTTTATCCAGAAGATATGTTAGAAAATTAAAAAAAAATAATTATTAA
- a CDS encoding Ig-like domain-containing protein has protein sequence MKKEFLIVGLVLCCVFASMTAISASYLPSGYYNNVNIGNYQPIGVGPFNTVGFTITSPSSSSLKTEWHSELVYISYNVQIDIAYYTTTGTLKFVADDFDVPIMGDYSGHTLETPDIDTSRNIYVSVTSRKISFGGTTYNDIIPPKIIATKPLNNSNHLSLTSPIKIKFSEKISKGTKFSKIYIKNLNTNKIAKSTVTSISGNTITLKMTKSRLSLNTYQVYIPTGAVKDAAGNKNTGYVLKFKTKK, from the coding sequence ATGAAAAAAGAATTTCTAATAGTTGGTCTTGTTTTATGTTGTGTTTTTGCCAGTATGACGGCCATTTCAGCCAGTTATTTACCCTCAGGATATTATAATAATGTTAACATTGGTAACTATCAACCAATAGGTGTTGGTCCTTTCAATACGGTAGGGTTTACCATAACCAGCCCATCATCATCAAGCTTAAAAACAGAATGGCATAGTGAACTAGTTTATATCAGTTATAATGTTCAAATAGACATAGCATATTATACAACTACTGGAACCCTAAAATTTGTTGCAGATGATTTTGATGTACCGATAATGGGGGATTATAGTGGACATACATTGGAAACACCGGATATTGACACCTCGAGAAATATCTATGTAAGTGTAACTTCACGGAAAATTAGTTTTGGTGGCACAACATACAATGACATAATTCCACCTAAAATAATTGCAACTAAACCCCTCAATAACTCCAACCATTTATCTCTAACCTCACCTATAAAGATCAAATTCAGTGAAAAAATCAGCAAAGGAACAAAATTCTCAAAAATCTACATTAAAAACCTAAACACCAATAAAATCGCAAAATCAACAGTAACCAGCATATCTGGAAACACCATAACCCTCAAAATGACCAAAAGCAGACTAAGTCTTAACACCTATCAGGTTTACATACCAACTGGAGCAGTCAAAGATGCTGCAGGAAATAAAAACACAGGATACGTGCTAAAATTCAAAACAAAAAAATAA
- a CDS encoding type II toxin-antitoxin system RelE/ParE family toxin, translated as MYGIKINPKLLEELENLRETDSKSYQNIVKKVQSIANILELNPNHCKNLRKPLQDYKRVHINKSFVLVFKVDIKNKAMILMAYDHHSKVYSRNDL; from the coding sequence ATGTATGGTATTAAAATCAACCCAAAGCTCCTGGAAGAGCTGGAAAACCTTCGAGAAACGGATTCTAAAAGCTATCAAAACATTGTAAAAAAAGTTCAAAGTATAGCTAATATTTTAGAATTAAACCCTAATCATTGTAAAAATCTCCGAAAACCTTTACAGGACTATAAAAGAGTCCATATTAACAAATCTTTTGTTTTAGTTTTTAAAGTTGATATTAAAAATAAAGCAATGATATTAATGGCATATGATCACCATAGTAAAGTTTACTCCCGAAATGATCTATAA
- a CDS encoding HRDC domain-containing protein, whose product MELLSPNKLSKNEKESFVYDEELYEKLRKLRNELASEKNFAPYIICNNATLQEMAMKMPKNDKSMMKIRGVGLKFLENYGLAFQKVIKDYCGEISEDSNFLKNPIK is encoded by the coding sequence TTGGAATTATTATCACCTAATAAACTTAGTAAAAATGAAAAAGAGTCATTTGTCTATGATGAAGAATTATATGAAAAACTTAGAAAATTAAGAAATGAATTAGCCTCTGAAAAAAATTTTGCCCCATATATTATTTGCAATAATGCAACACTACAAGAAATGGCCATGAAAATGCCTAAAAATGATAAATCCATGATGAAAATTAGAGGAGTGGGTTTAAAATTCCTTGAAAATTATGGCCTTGCTTTTCAGAAGGTTATAAAAGATTATTGTGGTGAAATTAGTGAAGATTCAAATTTTTTAAAAAATCCTATAAAATGA
- a CDS encoding DUF2283 domain-containing protein, with translation MNHETDFQLESLYDYSFDVLGIRINDDYEYKTSVELSNDVILDFDKNNVPVALEILNASRFLKISKSKLGHINMIKMKVHVDDKSICLKVSIGVNLHKQEQIHSIDTFTSNDMGIPSIEREMVTV, from the coding sequence ATGAACCATGAAACTGATTTTCAATTGGAATCATTATATGATTATTCATTTGATGTTTTAGGCATAAGAATTAATGATGATTATGAATACAAAACATCGGTAGAACTCTCTAATGACGTTATACTCGATTTTGATAAAAATAATGTTCCAGTGGCCTTGGAAATTTTAAATGCATCTCGCTTTCTTAAAATTTCTAAGTCCAAGTTGGGCCATATAAACATGATAAAAATGAAAGTTCATGTTGATGATAAATCCATATGTCTTAAGGTCTCTATAGGTGTTAATTTACATAAACAAGAACAAATTCATTCTATTGATACTTTTACTTCTAATGATATGGGTATTCCAAGTATTGAGAGAGAAATGGTTACTGTATAA
- a CDS encoding nuclease-related domain-containing protein, protein MKDVACEECGAQYQVRPVLNIKRCSKCGGNLKGAPRAKRSYKSKRKLIKNRRYYAERQTSYFGVAMLFGAIIALIGILAIFITRVYIAAGIFAAGILLFRKASEKRKIWKKGVRGERKVARYLNTLPRGFFVFNDVTLPHTKGNLDHIVVGPTGVFAIETKNYLGRFQLNGDDLQIIKKGHLRPLHTNPGRQSRYNATGLSKYISAQGITGVRVRPVVTFINKNVDIKMNPQNYSFTYYDTLQGFILKQHGNMDYDKIKKCAFILRKYCAEYSSFE, encoded by the coding sequence ATGAAAGATGTAGCTTGTGAAGAATGCGGGGCTCAGTACCAGGTCCGGCCTGTGCTTAATATCAAAAGATGTTCAAAATGTGGTGGGAACCTTAAAGGAGCCCCCCGTGCAAAGAGATCCTATAAATCTAAAAGGAAGCTTATAAAAAATCGCCGATACTATGCTGAGCGCCAGACATCATATTTTGGCGTAGCCATGTTATTCGGAGCCATAATTGCTTTAATTGGAATATTAGCAATATTTATAACCAGAGTATATATTGCAGCGGGAATATTTGCTGCAGGTATATTATTATTCAGAAAAGCCTCTGAAAAGAGAAAAATCTGGAAGAAAGGTGTGAGGGGTGAAAGAAAAGTAGCCAGATATCTAAACACTCTCCCCAGAGGATTTTTTGTTTTTAATGATGTAACCCTACCCCATACCAAAGGCAATCTTGACCATATAGTTGTGGGGCCTACTGGCGTTTTTGCAATAGAGACCAAGAATTATCTGGGTAGATTCCAGCTCAATGGTGATGACCTACAAATTATAAAAAAAGGACATTTAAGACCATTACACACCAACCCTGGCAGACAGTCCAGATATAATGCAACAGGACTATCAAAATATATATCTGCCCAGGGTATAACTGGTGTTCGTGTGAGGCCCGTGGTGACCTTTATAAATAAAAATGTGGATATAAAAATGAATCCTCAGAACTATAGTTTCACTTATTATGATACATTGCAGGGTTTTATATTAAAACAACACGGAAATATGGATTATGATAAAATAAAAAAATGTGCATTTATATTGAGGAAGTATTGTGCTGAATATTCTTCTTTTGAGTAA
- a CDS encoding KTSC domain-containing protein encodes MIHKPVSSSNLESVGYDAKTKILEIKFLNSGLYEYYKVPQAIYTGLMSASSHGTYFHQNIRNVYEYKKIG; translated from the coding sequence ATGATTCACAAACCAGTAAGCTCAAGCAATTTAGAATCTGTAGGATATGATGCAAAAACAAAAATTCTGGAAATAAAATTTTTAAACAGTGGACTTTACGAATATTATAAAGTTCCTCAGGCCATATACACTGGATTAATGTCTGCATCGTCACATGGAACATATTTCCATCAAAATATAAGAAATGTATATGAATATAAAAAGATTGGATAA